In Lysinibacillus sp. FSL M8-0337, the following proteins share a genomic window:
- a CDS encoding SMEK domain-containing protein, with protein sequence MIRKEELLKNINKHLGTLKNYTDLNNKIGYTDINKSSEDFYAGLLSIIYEIDLINMNEIKVNHPAIDLGDVESKICYQVTSTSERAKIQDTLDMFEKHKLHEKYNELFILIITVKETYKKDFKSHSINFDKNINIIDIRDLVKEISTIKNIKKIERISDYLDDELSLNNSNTKEKELEKNILTLLEAEIRDNISKIMSQSITTGNIKFNFKDVLNSIDECEFRNFKLDNDGNYLLFYSLSTSQYDKFEHQLIKLNTTSAKTTIELYMQFKQWNKYKDNMFHMRVDEYGKFREVLLQKLNTCTVITKGIL encoded by the coding sequence GAGTTATTAAAAAATATTAATAAGCATTTAGGAACGCTGAAGAATTATACAGATTTAAACAATAAAATTGGCTATACAGATATAAATAAATCATCTGAGGATTTCTATGCTGGACTTTTAAGTATAATCTACGAAATTGATCTCATCAACATGAATGAAATAAAAGTTAATCATCCAGCCATTGACTTAGGTGATGTAGAATCAAAAATATGTTATCAAGTTACTTCTACTAGTGAGCGAGCAAAAATACAAGATACATTAGACATGTTTGAAAAACATAAACTACACGAAAAGTACAATGAATTGTTTATATTAATTATTACAGTGAAAGAAACCTATAAAAAAGATTTTAAAAGTCACTCAATTAATTTTGATAAAAATATTAATATTATAGATATTCGAGATTTAGTTAAAGAAATAAGCACTATAAAGAATATAAAAAAAATTGAAAGAATATCAGATTATCTAGACGATGAGTTGTCTCTTAATAACAGTAATACTAAAGAAAAAGAACTTGAAAAAAATATTTTAACCCTTTTAGAAGCGGAAATCCGAGATAATATTTCTAAAATTATGAGTCAAAGTATTACTACAGGTAACATTAAATTTAATTTCAAAGATGTACTAAATAGTATAGATGAATGTGAATTTAGAAATTTTAAATTAGATAATGATGGAAACTATTTATTATTTTACTCTCTTAGTACGTCCCAATATGACAAATTCGAACATCAATTAATAAAACTTAATACTACTTCTGCTAAAACTACAATTGAATTGTATATGCAATTTAAACAGTGGAATAAATACAAGGACAATATGTTCCACATGCGAGTTGACGAATATGGCAAATTCAGAGAAGTGTTATTGCAAAAATTAAACACCTGTACTGTTATTACAAAAGGAATATTATAG
- a CDS encoding YpjP family protein, with translation MKKWVQKSIVIMVAFLTFGLITPTHEIWDAFDQNPSNRASIGPSPGTSTALAAEPEAKAAEATEIQQNAIDYEALLVDAAKEQSYMKFGTKIGPKISNEFDSIIFPKIEEAIAMTVANVEEGSLANLTITEKPSGNYGEKIFNIINNETGNDLIRFHVRTEKRPQEGYYYNFHYHSAEDDFMAHNNLGDIYWEKNTPPKWLS, from the coding sequence ATGAAAAAGTGGGTTCAAAAAAGTATCGTAATTATGGTTGCGTTTTTAACATTTGGATTAATTACGCCAACACATGAAATTTGGGATGCATTCGATCAAAACCCTTCGAATCGCGCCTCTATCGGTCCTTCACCTGGGACAAGCACTGCGCTAGCCGCTGAACCCGAAGCAAAAGCGGCTGAAGCAACTGAAATACAGCAAAATGCGATTGACTACGAAGCACTTCTAGTTGACGCAGCGAAAGAGCAATCGTATATGAAGTTTGGAACAAAAATCGGCCCAAAAATTAGCAATGAATTTGATTCTATTATCTTCCCTAAAATAGAAGAGGCAATAGCGATGACAGTGGCCAACGTTGAAGAGGGATCATTGGCAAATCTCACAATTACTGAAAAACCAAGTGGCAACTATGGTGAAAAAATTTTCAATATTATTAATAACGAAACAGGCAATGATTTAATTCGCTTCCATGTGCGTACTGAAAAGCGCCCACAAGAAGGCTACTACTACAACTTCCACTATCACAGTGCTGAGGATGACTTTATGGCTCACAACAATCTTGGCGATATTTACTGGGAAAAAAACACACCACCGAAGTGGTTGTCATAG
- a CDS encoding GNAT family N-acetyltransferase → MEIRKPNNFELDEIIALSPQALSDGTLGGVRATNEKVMNLIEPLLNKGCYYLIATENHKLMGWILIGESKDQFTDQLNGFIYELYVKETYRGKGISKVLMNVAIEQLRQEGYSEVRLSAYVGNHAIKLYEKMGFRYRTVSMNLPL, encoded by the coding sequence ATGGAAATTAGAAAGCCGAACAACTTTGAACTAGATGAAATCATTGCGCTTTCGCCACAAGCTTTATCTGATGGTACATTGGGCGGAGTAAGGGCAACCAATGAAAAAGTAATGAACCTTATTGAACCTCTCCTAAATAAAGGATGCTATTATTTAATAGCAACAGAGAATCATAAGTTAATGGGGTGGATTTTAATTGGGGAAAGCAAAGACCAATTTACGGACCAATTAAATGGCTTTATTTATGAGCTATATGTAAAAGAGACCTATAGAGGCAAGGGTATTTCGAAAGTATTAATGAATGTTGCCATTGAGCAATTGAGACAGGAAGGATATTCAGAAGTCAGACTTAGCGCTTACGTAGGGAACCATGCGATAAAACTATATGAAAAAATGGGGTTTAGGTACAGAACCGTAAGTATGAACTTACCATTGTAA